The nucleotide sequence CTGATGGAACAGTTGGTTCAGGCCGGTTATCAAGTGAGCTGCGGCGTCCTGAACATTGGAGATTCGGACTGGAAAAAAGCCAAAGAACTTGGCATTGCCGTATCAGAAGAAGCTCCTTTTGCCCCCATCTCCGCCGAAGCGTTTAACATGAATGAAGACCTTCTAAACGAAGCGGACCTGATCATTGTTTTGTCTGTTCCTTTCGGGTACGGGAACATCGTCAATTTAGAACAAGTTTCAGCGGCTTTACACCTTAAAAACAAAAAAGTAATGATTGTGGAACCTGAATCAGAACAGTGGGATTACACAGGAGATTTTACCGGTGGCAAAGCTGACAGCCTTCTCACCGGCATGATACAGCATGGTGCAGAGAAGTTCGAAAGCATCCGGGAACTATTAGGTAGGATCGGAGGAAAATGATTTGCTTCTGTGGACTTACGAAACAGGTGATACCGTTGAGCGCTATAAAGACAGTATCATTATTTTTTTCAAGGATGACCGCAAGGTTCTGAGTACCGCCCATTTGAACGGTGGCTACCGTGAAAACCTGAAATTTGTTTTTAACCACGATATTAATTCGGGAATGGGCTTGACGTGTGACATCACTCCAACCGTCTATGAGGAACATATGAAGCTGATTGCCACGGAATTGGGTCTTGATCCTGAAGCCTCCGCAGGTCTTCTGACAGCTGCTGCCATGAATAATGCGGCTATTCGGACAGCAAGCTACGAAGATCTGACCGTCACCGCAGTGGTAACCGGCGGCATCGAAATGAACGGCGGCCGGATCGGTGATCCAGCTTTCTTCCATGAACGGCAGGGGGAAACGGTAAACATTCCGGCTGGAACGATTAATATTCTGCTGTATATCAATGCCGATCTTCCGGAAGAGACCCTGACCCGAGCACTTGTGACTTGTACAGAAGCCAAAACGGCTGCCCTGCAGGAGCTTATGGCAGGCAGTTGCTATTCTAGGGGCATCGCCACAGGATCAGGCACAGACGGGACGGTCATCATCTGCAACAGCAACTCTGGCTCCAGGCTCTTCTATGCCGGCAAACACAGCAAATTGGGAGAACTGATTGGAATCACCGTCAAACAAGCTGTGAAGGAGGCTCTTTTCCTGCAGACCAGCCTATGTCCGGTCTGCCAGTTCAGCCTGCTGAACCGCTTAAAAAGATTCGGTATCAATGAAGAAACCCTCTGGCAAGAATACCAGAAGGGCATCGGTGTCCTGGAATGTCAGGGATCCACGTCTCGAACAGGAGTTCCGAATCAAGCGGAATCGAGAAAACCGGGATCGCTGGATAAGCAAAAGTTCCTGAACAGGTTAATAAAGATAGAACGCGAAGGGGAACTAGTGGTCCCGGCTACGCTCTATGTCCATCTGATGGATCAATTGGACTGGCAGTTATTATCGCCTGCCCAGGCCGCCTCCGAAGGGAAAATCATCATTGAACGTCTCAGGAGAAGCTATGATTTACCGGATGATTTTCTGAATGATTTCTTAATTTCCTACAGCTCCGTTGACGATGCCATAACGGCAATGTCCCATTGCTTTGCAGTGCTAACAGTAAGGATCATTGCTGCAGCGAAGTTCGACTAGAACAGTATCCTCAAATTGTTGTTTTTTCATTTTGTATATTACATTATCATTATGTGAGGGTAAGTCTGTGAGCCACAATACCGCTTTTCGGCTATTGCGCCATCCTTGGCGCAAAAAGCCGCGCTGCGCTATCCTGCTCCGCTCACAGCGGAACTGTGCCCCCCAGACTGATCTTAGGGTTAAGTAGGTTTGCATGCCAGAATACA is from Dehalobacter sp. 12DCB1 and encodes:
- a CDS encoding adenosylcobinamide amidohydrolase, which codes for MLLWTYETGDTVERYKDSIIIFFKDDRKVLSTAHLNGGYRENLKFVFNHDINSGMGLTCDITPTVYEEHMKLIATELGLDPEASAGLLTAAAMNNAAIRTASYEDLTVTAVVTGGIEMNGGRIGDPAFFHERQGETVNIPAGTINILLYINADLPEETLTRALVTCTEAKTAALQELMAGSCYSRGIATGSGTDGTVIICNSNSGSRLFYAGKHSKLGELIGITVKQAVKEALFLQTSLCPVCQFSLLNRLKRFGINEETLWQEYQKGIGVLECQGSTSRTGVPNQAESRKPGSLDKQKFLNRLIKIEREGELVVPATLYVHLMDQLDWQLLSPAQAASEGKIIIERLRRSYDLPDDFLNDFLISYSSVDDAITAMSHCFAVLTVRIIAAAKFD